ATCAAACGTTTCCTGATTGTATTTTGTAATTCCTTTAGTCGCTAAATCTTTCTTTACATCAGCAATTTTTCTTCCGATTAGTTTATACCCGAAAACTTCTAAATCGTTGCTTGAAGCGACTAAATAACCCAATTTCAGGTCTTCTTCCTGATAAAATGTCAATCTGATTTTGTAGGCATTATATACAAAAATCACATTGTCATCTTCGTCTTTATAATTTTTATCAGGTTTTCCTAAAGCAGCCGTTACATCATTCTGCTTCATTCCGAAAAGCAATTTATCAATTCCTGATTTTAGATTTATTTTCATATTTACTTGTCTTTATTTGAAGTGCAAATTTCGTGAAGTTTTTTGTTGTTCCGCCACGAATTACACAAATTTTCTCGAATTTTAATATTATTCTCTTGTCAGGCTGAGCGAAGTCGAAGCCCTTTTCGCTACAAAAGCCCTTCGACTTCGCTCAGGGTGATGCCGTAATAAATAAAACAGCGTAAATCCGTTTTATCCGTACAATCTGCGACCTATCTAATTTTGATATTGCTTTTTATTCGGTTTATTACTCATATAGAAAGTAATTTTACCACCATTAATAACATCCGCATGTTTTAAAAACGGCTTATCCAATTGTTTTCCATTCAATAAAACTTTGCTCACAAACACATTTTTATCTGATTGATTTACCGTTTCGACTTCGAAAGTTTTACCATTTTCTAAATTGAAAACAGCATTTTTCACTAACGGACTTCCCAAAGCATATTCATCAGAACCTGGTGCAACAGGATAAAATCCTAAACTGCTAAAAATATACCAGGCGCTCATTTGTCCGAAATCGTCATTTCCGCCTAAACCATCAGCGCCGTTTCGATACATTTTTTTCAGAATCATTCTGATTTTGTCTTGTGCTTTCCAAGGCGAATTTGTCCAGTCGTACAAATAAACAACATGATGCGAAGGTTCGTTTCCGTGCACATAATTCCCTATGATTCCTTCTCTGGTAATATCTTCTGTATTTTCAAAATATTTGTCCGGCAAATGCATGCTGAATAGCGAATCCAGACGAACATTAAATTGGTCATTTCCGCCCATCATTTTAATCATTTCTGCGGGATCTTGCGGAACGTACAAACTATAATTCCACGAATTTCCTTCAATAAAACCTTGTCCATGTGTATCTAAAGGATCAAATTCTTTTTTGAAAGTTCCGTCGTTTAATTTAGGACGCATAAATCCCGTTTTCTCGTCGTAAACGTTTTTATAATTTTTAGATCTTTTGATGAATTCATTATAAATATCCGTCTTTCCTAGTTTCTTCGCAGCCTGCGCAATTGCCCAATCGTCATAAGCATATTCTAATGTTTTAGAAACCGATGAACTGTTTTTATCCTCAGGAACATAACCCATTTTCATATAATATTCCAATCCGTCATAATAAGGAACTTTTGCAGTGTTAACACAAGCCTGAAGTGCTTTTTCTTTATCAAAATTCCCGTTTCCTTTTACAATTGCATCAGCAACAACAGATACGGAATGATAGCCAATCATACACCAGTTTTCATTGGCATAATGCGACCAGATTGGCAGCATTTTATGAACACTTTGGTCTGAATGTGCCAACATTGAACTTATCATATCTGAATTTCTTGTTGGCTGAACCAGATTAAAAAGCGGATGTAAAGCTCGGTAAGTATCCCACAAAGAATAACTGGTATAATTTTTAAAGTTATCGGCTTTATGAACATTCATATCCAAACCTTTGTAATTTCCGTCTAAATCCATGTATTCTGTTGGACCTAAAAAGGCGTGATACATTGCGGTATAGAAATTAACCAAATCTTCTTTTTGAATGGTTTCAATCTGGATTTTGTTCAGTTCCTTGTTCCAAATTTCCTGACTTTGTTTTTTAACACGTTCAAAATCCCAATCCGGGATTTCTTTTTTCATATTTTCAAGTGCTCCAGCAGAACTTACTGGTGACAAAGCCATTTTAATTTTGATTTTTTCTCCTTCGTCTGTATCAAAATCAAAGAATAATTTAAGGTTTTGACCTGCCATTTCGGGGAAATTCTTGGTTTGATCAAATCTTCCCCAAAAACCTCTGTAAACACTTTTTTCCTGCGCTGCCTGTCCGTAACTTTTGATTGGTTTGCTAAAAGACATGGCAAAATAAACGGTTCTGGTTCTCGCCCAGCCATTCGTCTGGCGATATCCTGTAATTAAAGTATCGTTTTCTACTCGAACAAATGTCCAAACATTCTTTTTATCATAATTGTAAATTCCTGAGGTTAAATCGAGAATAATATGTGCTTCGTCAGATTTTGGAAATGTATATTGGTGCATTCCTACGCGCGTTGTTGCGGTAAGTTCAGCTTTGATTTTATGATCTTCCAGAAGTACGCTGTAATATGCAGGTTCTGCTTTTTCGGTTGAATGTGAAAATGCTGACCGATAACCTGACAATGGTTTTGAAGCAACGCCCGAATTTAATTGTAGTTTCCCCGTTGTTGGCATAATTAGAAAATCGCCTAAATCAGAATGTCCTGTTCCGCTAAAATGGGTGTGACTGAAACCTACAATCGTTTTGTCTTCGTATTGATATCCAGCACAATATTTATAGACTTCTCCGTTATATTTTCCGTTTAAACTATAAGCAATTGTATCTGTTTCAGGACTTAATTGTACACTCCCAAACGGAACTGTTGCGCCCGGATATGTATGTCCCATTTTGGCGGTTCCAATCATTGGATCGACATATTGAATCAAATTTTTAAGGTTATTTTCCTTTTTCTGCGCATTTGTATTTGCCGTAAAAGCAAGCATTAAAATTCCAAATGCAATAATAAAAGCAGGTTTTTGTACAATATTCATCAGGTCTTTTTTGGGTAATTGTTTGGTTTAGAAAATTACGATAAAATATAGTTTTAAAAAATTTAAATTTTAAACTAAATAGCATTTGAATATCTTTGGTTTTCTAAACATAACTGCCGAAATGAAAAAAATAACTCTATTCCTGTTTCTTCTAAATTCTATATTTGCTTTTTCTCAAAAAATTGAAAGTTATCCATTAGATAAAGAACAAATAACTCAAAGAGAGCTTAATGAAATTTCTGATTTCCCTATTTATAAAGCTTTTGAATACAGCGATAAAGGCGGCGTTACTAATTTGGTTTTAACCGAAAATCAAAAAAATATTTCTAAAAAAGATACTTTAAACACCAAAATTCAGGCAATTTGTGTGATGAATGATCACGGCGGCTTTTTAGAGAAATGGAGAATTAATGATTTACTGGAAGATTCTATTCCGAAGGAAACTACGATTTGGTTTTGGACAAAATACTGTAGTACAAAAGATCTTGATGGCGATGGTTACATTGATCCGGTAATTGTTTACGGAACCAAAACTGAATATAATGAGATTAGACGTGTAAAAATTATTACAGTTTACAACAACAAGAAATATGTTATTCGTGCTGTAGAATGTGATCTAGATTATTGCAGAAGTTTTAAAAAAGATTCCAACTGGAATAAGCTTCCGCAGAAAATAAAAACTTATGTGGATCAATTAGTAATCAAAATTAGAAAGGAACAAGGTTTATTGTTGGTGAATGGATGAAATAAATTCCAATTTTAAAAATTCCAAATTCCAATTGTTGGATTCCATATCTTAAACTTCATTTCAAAATATTCCTGCACGCGCTTTTCTTTGTCTAAGCTGGATTAAAATCCAGCCCTACAATATTGACCGAGCCTAATGGCTCTTTTTTAAAGTTCCGTAGAACGGTTCATGTTATGCTATGTTTTTGTCTAAACTGGATAAAATCCAGCCCTACAATATTGGTCGAGCCTAACGGCTCTTATTCCTAAAGCTTGCTTTTTAAATTCTCTTTTACCTCATCAAACCATTCATTTCTTAGAATACTTAAAATAATTGAATCACGGCGAACTTCACTATTTGCTGTTGGCATATGATTGCGTAAAACTCCTTCGACTTTGCATCCGATGCTTTTCATGGCAGCAACACTGCGCTGGTTGTTATTATCGGCGCGGAATTCTACACGTTCCATTCCGAGGGTTTCAAAAGCAAATTGGAGTAATAAAAATTTACAATGTTTGTTTAATCCGGTTCCTCTAAATGCCGAACCGTACCAAGTGTAGCCTAATTGCAGGGTTTTGTATTCAAGCTGGATGTCGTAAAAACGTGTTGAGCCAGCATATTTTTGAGATTTTTTATCGAATACTATAAAGGGAAATTCTCTTTTATCATCTCGGGCTTTTATTGCTGATTGGATGTATTTTATCAAATTTTCTCTCCCATCAGCACCAACTAATGAATACTTCCAGGTTTCTGGCTCGTTGATGGAAATTTCTAATAAATTATCGACGTCTGATTCTTGTAAGGGGCGTAATAAAACTAATTCGTCTTCTAAAATTATTTGGTCTGAAAAACTTAAATTTGATTTTGTCATTGCTTATATCTTCTGAGATTCTTCATGAATTTTATATTCTGAAATTTTGATAAATTCCAACTTATTGCTTCTTTTTAAATTTTTAATCTGCCATAGAGCGGCAATCAAAACACCAATTCCTCCTCCTGCATAACTAAAACTATGCATTTCTGAAACAGCAATAAAATTTTTCACATTATTAACTTGAAGAGGAAAACAACAAGTTGATTCTAAATTTGATAATCCAAGAAATCCATAACATAAACCTATCAAACCTACTAAAATTGTTATGCTTAGCATGATTAAAATTGCATTGCTAATCCCTTTAAGCATTGCCTTTGAGCTAGAATAAAATAATCGTATAAAAGCAAATACCAAACCAGAAACTAGTCCAATCCACCAAGTCGACCATGCTCCAATTATTGAGACTGTCAATCTTGGAGTGTTTCTGCCATATTCTACAAAACCAAATCTTTCGAATAGTACTTTTGTAAAAAATTCATTTGATAATGTAAAAGTGAATTGATTATGCAAAACTCCAAAAAGTATCGCAATAACAACGCTTAAAAAAATACAGCAAATAAAGATCAGTGCTTTTTTCATCTCACTTTTTACGAATAAACAATAACAAAACTATTCACTCATTTCATCGTAACGTTCCGGAACTTGCGGATCGTACAACGGACATTTGAATTCTTCCATTACAGAAACCAATTGATTCATGGTTTTTCCTTCTGTCCCGTAACAGTCAATTTTTACACTTTGTGGAGTTGTGATAACCTGAAAAGCACCTTTTCCTTCTTTATTTTTCCAGCTGTTTTCGTCTACTCTTTCCCATTTTGAGAATACCGAATTAATTCGGTTTAGAATTACATCAACAGGAAGAATAGCCAATCCTACGACTTCTTCTTTTTCAATAAGGGCATCGCAAACTTCCTGATTGTTCAGGTAAATTTCTTCTAAATATCTCCAAAAAAGTAATTCGTACATAATCAAAAGTATTTTAAACCATATAAGTGATATAAGTTCATATTAAAAGTACTTAAAAAACACTAAACTGAACTTATATCACTTATATGGTTATTTTTTTTAATAGTTGAAGGTTCCGTATTCGCTGGTAATTGTAAGCTTCTTAGCTTCTGAAGCTTCTACTCTACCTACGATTTGTGCCTCAACATTGAATGATTTTGAAATTTCAATAATATCCTGAGCAATACTTTCAGGAACATAAATTTCCATACGGTGACCACAGTTAAATACCTGATACATTTCTTTCCAGTCTGTTTTTGATTGTTCCTGAATTAACTTGAACAATGGCGGAACCGGAAATAAATTGTCTTTTATAATGTGTAGATTCTGAACGAAATGTAAAATCTTAGTTTGTGCGCCTCCACTGCAGTGCACCATTCCGTGAATATCTTCCGGTGTATATTGATCTAAAATTTTCTTGATAATCGGAGCGTAAGTTCTTGTTGGAGAAAGTACCAATTGTCCTGCATTGATTGGACTATTTTCTACTTCATCTGTTAAGTTAACCTGTCCTGAATAAATTAATTCTTCTGGTACTAATGCATCATAACTTTCAGGATATTTTTTAGCAAGATATTTTCCGAAAACATCATGACGTGCCGATGTTAATCCGTTACTACCCATTCCGCCATTATATCCTTTTTCGTAAGTTGCCTGACCAAAAGAAGCCAAACCAACAATTACGTCACCGGCTTTGATATTTGCATTATCCACAACGTCACTACGTTTCATACGTGCTGTTACTGTTGAGTCTACAATTATAGTACGAACAACATCTCCAACATCTGCAGTTTCTCCTCCAGTTGAGTGAATAGTTACTCCAAAAGATTTTAACTCGTTGATTAATTCTTCTGTTCCATTGATAATTGCAGAAATTACCTCAGCAGGAATTAAATTTTTATTTCTTCCAATTGTAGAAGAAAGTAAAATATTATCTGTTGCGCCAACACATAATAAATCATCTATATTCATGATTAAAGCATCTTGTGCGATTCCTTTCCAAACTGAAATATCTCCGGTTTCTTTCCAATACATATAAGCCAAAGATGATTTTGTACCCGCCCCGTCTGCATGCATAATAAGGCAGTGATCGTTGTCCTGAGTTAAATAATCAGGAACAATTTTACAGAATGCCTGCGGAAATAAACCTTTGTCTATATTTTTAATAGCGTTATGTACGTCTTCTTTTGATGCCGAAACACCTCTTTGTGCATATCTTTTGCTAGAATCTGAACTCATGAAAATTAGTTTGTGTTGATGTGGTGCAAAGATAATCCCTTTTTTTAATTCTTTGACTTATTCGAATATTTGATTCACAAAAAAATTCGATAACATTTTGGATGCTATCGAATTTTTTGAACTAAATTGTCTTTAAAAACTTTATCTTTTTAAAATTATTTCCAATCTGGCATTGATGCATTCTGGAATAATGTTGTCCTTGTTGAGTTATCACCCACATTGGCGGTCTGAATATTTTTGGCAGACAAACCATCATTGGATGTGTTGACAAATATTACCTGAGCTTCATTTGGTGAGAACTTGACATCTAAATCATTGAATCCGTTATCTTTTTGACTCTGTAATTCTGCCGCTGTATTGGTTGCCACGGTGTAAATGAATATTCTCGAATCCATTCTTCTGTAATCTGCGTTTTCAAATCCTGAAACATCATAGGTATATACAATTTTACTGTTATCAAGTGAAATATTAATACCGCTTGCCGCGCCTGTTACTCCGGAAAGTACCTGATACAAGAAATCTCCGGCCGCACTTATTACATAGATCTCGACATTATATCCATTGACATCGTTTACTTTTAACACCATCTGACTTCCGTCCTGACTCCAGTCGCATTCTGAGATAAACTTACCGCTTGGCGTTTTATACAACTGAATTAAGCCTGAACCATCAGCATTTATACGATAGAGTTTATCAAAATTAGGATAGATAATTTGCGCTCCGTTGGCACTCCAACAGTAATTAACGTGATCCATATTAAATCCGGCGATTGGTACAAAATTGGTTATTTTTCTAATATCTGTTCCGTCAGGATTCATACTGAAAATTTGATTTACAGAACCATCTGTACTGATATAAGCAATTCTGTTAATGCTTAAGTTTTTTCTGGGTCTGTAACTATTTACCTCAGCAGATGTCATTTGCAATTCGTTTCCTGCTTCATCGGCGGTAAAAATAACGTTATTGTTTTTTATTTTCTTAACGTACAAATACCTTGGATTTGGAAATGCCAGTGTTGAAAACGAATTGGTCACACTATTTGTTGGTTTATTTATACCATCGCTAACAGAAACCTGCCAATAATACTTGGTGCTGTAATTTAAACCTGAGATCGCCAATGTCGTTGTTTTGAGATCGGCATACGTTTTAACTTCATCTGTTGTGCCATTTTTTACAGTAACGGTATAAGTTAAAGGATCTGATTCCTGATCGGTCGCTGTCCAGGTTAAATTTAATGCTAAAGCTTGTCCTGTAGCATTATTTAAAGGTGCTGTTAATACCGGAATAGTTGGCGGTTTATTGTTTGCTGTTGAGACTTCTAACTCAAAAATAATCTGAGATGGCAGATCTTTTTCAACTGTTGCAGGTTGAAATCTGGCAATAAAACCATCTTTCTGAGCCTGAAAAGAATATTTTCCTACTGGTACTTTTTCGATTAAAAAATACCCGTCTTTATCTGAGAATACAGTACTGGAGGTAGGGCTCGACGAGATACGGGCATTTTCTATGGGCTCGTATGTTCGGGCATCAACTACTCTTCCTTTTACTGTTCCTGTTCCTGTTTCATCTACCTGCTCTTCACTACATGAAATTAAAAAAAGAAGGCACATCAAAATTTTTAATCCTATTTTCATTTGAGACATATTTTATATTGAATTTAATCCTCTGATTATTTTGAAAAACTGACGTTT
The sequence above is drawn from the Flavobacterium sp. N2038 genome and encodes:
- a CDS encoding GH92 family glycosyl hydrolase, coding for MNIVQKPAFIIAFGILMLAFTANTNAQKKENNLKNLIQYVDPMIGTAKMGHTYPGATVPFGSVQLSPETDTIAYSLNGKYNGEVYKYCAGYQYEDKTIVGFSHTHFSGTGHSDLGDFLIMPTTGKLQLNSGVASKPLSGYRSAFSHSTEKAEPAYYSVLLEDHKIKAELTATTRVGMHQYTFPKSDEAHIILDLTSGIYNYDKKNVWTFVRVENDTLITGYRQTNGWARTRTVYFAMSFSKPIKSYGQAAQEKSVYRGFWGRFDQTKNFPEMAGQNLKLFFDFDTDEGEKIKIKMALSPVSSAGALENMKKEIPDWDFERVKKQSQEIWNKELNKIQIETIQKEDLVNFYTAMYHAFLGPTEYMDLDGNYKGLDMNVHKADNFKNYTSYSLWDTYRALHPLFNLVQPTRNSDMISSMLAHSDQSVHKMLPIWSHYANENWCMIGYHSVSVVADAIVKGNGNFDKEKALQACVNTAKVPYYDGLEYYMKMGYVPEDKNSSSVSKTLEYAYDDWAIAQAAKKLGKTDIYNEFIKRSKNYKNVYDEKTGFMRPKLNDGTFKKEFDPLDTHGQGFIEGNSWNYSLYVPQDPAEMIKMMGGNDQFNVRLDSLFSMHLPDKYFENTEDITREGIIGNYVHGNEPSHHVVYLYDWTNSPWKAQDKIRMILKKMYRNGADGLGGNDDFGQMSAWYIFSSLGFYPVAPGSDEYALGSPLVKNAVFNLENGKTFEVETVNQSDKNVFVSKVLLNGKQLDKPFLKHADVINGGKITFYMSNKPNKKQYQN
- a CDS encoding M949_RS01915 family surface polysaccharide biosynthesis protein, with the protein product MKKITLFLFLLNSIFAFSQKIESYPLDKEQITQRELNEISDFPIYKAFEYSDKGGVTNLVLTENQKNISKKDTLNTKIQAICVMNDHGGFLEKWRINDLLEDSIPKETTIWFWTKYCSTKDLDGDGYIDPVIVYGTKTEYNEIRRVKIITVYNNKKYVIRAVECDLDYCRSFKKDSNWNKLPQKIKTYVDQLVIKIRKEQGLLLVNG
- a CDS encoding GNAT family N-acetyltransferase; translated protein: MTKSNLSFSDQIILEDELVLLRPLQESDVDNLLEISINEPETWKYSLVGADGRENLIKYIQSAIKARDDKREFPFIVFDKKSQKYAGSTRFYDIQLEYKTLQLGYTWYGSAFRGTGLNKHCKFLLLQFAFETLGMERVEFRADNNNQRSVAAMKSIGCKVEGVLRNHMPTANSEVRRDSIILSILRNEWFDEVKENLKSKL
- a CDS encoding AIR synthase related protein, with the translated sequence MSSDSSKRYAQRGVSASKEDVHNAIKNIDKGLFPQAFCKIVPDYLTQDNDHCLIMHADGAGTKSSLAYMYWKETGDISVWKGIAQDALIMNIDDLLCVGATDNILLSSTIGRNKNLIPAEVISAIINGTEELINELKSFGVTIHSTGGETADVGDVVRTIIVDSTVTARMKRSDVVDNANIKAGDVIVGLASFGQATYEKGYNGGMGSNGLTSARHDVFGKYLAKKYPESYDALVPEELIYSGQVNLTDEVENSPINAGQLVLSPTRTYAPIIKKILDQYTPEDIHGMVHCSGGAQTKILHFVQNLHIIKDNLFPVPPLFKLIQEQSKTDWKEMYQVFNCGHRMEIYVPESIAQDIIEISKSFNVEAQIVGRVEASEAKKLTITSEYGTFNY
- a CDS encoding carboxypeptidase regulatory-like domain-containing protein, with the translated sequence MKIGLKILMCLLFLISCSEEQVDETGTGTVKGRVVDARTYEPIENARISSSPTSSTVFSDKDGYFLIEKVPVGKYSFQAQKDGFIARFQPATVEKDLPSQIIFELEVSTANNKPPTIPVLTAPLNNATGQALALNLTWTATDQESDPLTYTVTVKNGTTDEVKTYADLKTTTLAISGLNYSTKYYWQVSVSDGINKPTNSVTNSFSTLAFPNPRYLYVKKIKNNNVIFTADEAGNELQMTSAEVNSYRPRKNLSINRIAYISTDGSVNQIFSMNPDGTDIRKITNFVPIAGFNMDHVNYCWSANGAQIIYPNFDKLYRINADGSGLIQLYKTPSGKFISECDWSQDGSQMVLKVNDVNGYNVEIYVISAAGDFLYQVLSGVTGAASGINISLDNSKIVYTYDVSGFENADYRRMDSRIFIYTVATNTAAELQSQKDNGFNDLDVKFSPNEAQVIFVNTSNDGLSAKNIQTANVGDNSTRTTLFQNASMPDWK